A part of Paenibacillus sp. 481 genomic DNA contains:
- a CDS encoding acetate uptake transporter has translation MSKETQQVRVATIDPSALGLFGLAIITLVASSSKLGWTDGIAFVLPWAIFLGAFAQLFACIHDAKKGNTFGATAFGAFTFFWLAVGMSWMIQNGVFGEALAAQADPRQLGVAYVGYLIFCLFMTIGAMETNKVLFYTFVAIDFLFIGLAGNAFGIMAHAMHMLAAYSEFVISMLSFYGCAASVLNIHFGRTFLPIGKPFGIFKK, from the coding sequence ATGAGCAAAGAAACACAACAAGTAAGAGTGGCGACCATTGATCCAAGTGCACTTGGATTGTTCGGTCTTGCGATTATCACACTAGTAGCTTCGTCCTCCAAGCTTGGTTGGACGGACGGGATTGCATTTGTACTGCCTTGGGCTATTTTCCTTGGTGCATTTGCACAATTATTCGCTTGTATTCACGACGCGAAAAAAGGTAACACGTTCGGTGCAACAGCATTCGGTGCCTTCACGTTCTTCTGGCTTGCAGTCGGTATGTCGTGGATGATTCAAAATGGCGTATTCGGTGAAGCACTTGCTGCACAAGCTGATCCTCGTCAATTGGGCGTTGCTTATGTCGGTTATTTGATCTTCTGCTTGTTCATGACAATTGGCGCAATGGAAACGAACAAAGTATTGTTCTATACATTTGTAGCGATTGATTTCTTGTTTATCGGTTTGGCAGGTAACGCATTTGGAATTATGGCGCACGCGATGCACATGTTGGCGGCTTACTCTGAATTTGTTATTTCCATGCTTAGCTTCTACGGTTGTGCAGCATCTGTGCTTAACATCCACTTTGGACGCACATTCTTGCCAATCGGTAAGCCTTTCGGCATTTTCAAAAAGTAA
- a CDS encoding MTH1187 family thiamine-binding protein, which yields MAIAEITVIPIGTATTSLSEYVVGMQHALEQVEGIRYELTSMGTIVEGPLDRIFAAIQALHESPFQAGAQRVSTAVKIDDRRDKVASSEQKLQSVRDKLNQ from the coding sequence ATGGCCATTGCCGAAATTACAGTGATTCCAATTGGGACAGCCACAACGAGTCTGAGTGAGTATGTCGTGGGCATGCAGCATGCGCTGGAGCAAGTAGAAGGCATTCGTTATGAGCTAACATCAATGGGTACCATTGTGGAGGGGCCGCTGGACCGGATATTTGCAGCGATTCAAGCGCTGCATGAGAGCCCGTTTCAAGCAGGGGCACAGCGCGTGTCTACTGCAGTTAAGATTGATGATCGCCGTGATAAGGTGGCTTCGAGTGAGCAAAAGCTGCAATCTGTACGGGACAAATTGAATCAATAA